A single genomic interval of uncultured Campylobacter sp. harbors:
- a CDS encoding response regulator transcription factor, producing the protein MINVLMIEDDSEFAQLLTEYLAKFNIQVTNFEDPYLGISAGIKNYDLLILDLTLPGMDGLEVCKEIREKYDIPIIISSARSDVSDRVVGLQIGADDYLPKPYDPKEMHARIMSLIRRYKKASEKEETATDSVFRIDDKRHEIYFGEESLVLTPAEYEILEYLIKQHSFSVSREQLVYHCKSLKDKDSKSLDVIIGRLRTKIGDSSKAPKHIFSVRGIGYKLIG; encoded by the coding sequence CAGCTTCTAACCGAATATCTGGCTAAATTTAACATCCAAGTTACAAACTTCGAAGACCCGTATCTGGGTATTAGCGCTGGGATCAAAAACTACGATCTGCTGATTTTAGATCTTACGCTTCCGGGGATGGACGGACTTGAGGTCTGCAAAGAGATCCGCGAGAAATACGACATTCCGATCATCATCAGCTCGGCTAGAAGCGACGTGAGCGATCGCGTCGTGGGCCTTCAGATCGGAGCGGACGATTATCTACCCAAGCCTTATGATCCAAAAGAGATGCACGCGCGCATCATGAGCCTCATCCGCCGCTATAAAAAAGCTAGCGAGAAGGAAGAAACCGCCACGGATAGCGTATTTCGTATCGATGATAAGCGCCATGAAATTTACTTCGGCGAGGAATCGCTAGTGCTAACGCCTGCAGAGTATGAAATTTTAGAATACCTCATCAAGCAACATAGCTTTTCGGTATCTCGCGAGCAGCTCGTGTACCATTGCAAGAGCCTAAAAGATAAGGATTCAAAGAGCCTAGACGTCATCATCGGACGCCTACGCACCAAAATAGGCGACAGTTCCAAGGCGCCTAAGCATATCTTTTCGGTTCGCGGTATCGGCTACAAGCTCATCGGATGA